A portion of the Staphylococcus felis genome contains these proteins:
- the cysC gene encoding adenylyl-sulfate kinase, producing MTQDKHITWHDSVVTKIERQQRHQHKSAIIWFTGLSGSGKSTISVALEKALFDRGIHTYRLDGDNIRHGLNQNLGFSPEDRKENIRRIGEVSKLMVDAGVLTVTAFISPYASDRENVRAIVEDKEFIEVYTRCSLETCEQRDPKGLYQKARKDEIPEFTGISAPYEAPKNPEIIIDTEFNSVETSVSQIINYLEQHHYI from the coding sequence ATGACACAAGATAAACATATTACATGGCATGATTCGGTTGTGACCAAAATAGAAAGACAGCAGCGTCATCAACATAAAAGTGCGATTATTTGGTTTACAGGATTATCAGGATCAGGAAAGTCTACTATTTCTGTAGCATTAGAAAAAGCATTATTCGACAGAGGCATTCATACCTATCGATTAGATGGAGATAATATTCGGCATGGTTTAAATCAAAATTTAGGTTTTTCTCCTGAAGACAGAAAAGAAAATATTAGACGTATTGGAGAGGTAAGTAAATTAATGGTTGATGCGGGTGTCTTGACGGTGACGGCATTTATTTCACCTTATGCTTCTGATCGAGAGAATGTACGTGCTATTGTGGAAGATAAGGAATTTATAGAAGTTTATACACGTTGTTCATTAGAGACATGTGAACAGCGGGATCCTAAAGGCTTGTATCAAAAAGCAAGAAAGGATGAAATACCTGAATTTACAGGCATTAGTGCACCTTACGAAGCACCTAAAAACCCTGAAATTATTATAGATACCGAATTCAATTCAGTAGAAACATCCGTGTCGCAAATCATTAATTATTTAGAGCAACATCATTATATTTAG
- the yidC gene encoding membrane protein insertase YidC, which produces MLKQKKMMLLMMMLIIVLSGCNYERNSDKTGFFYNVFAKPLDMLLRWLGEIFNHNYGLAIIVIVLIVRLILLPLMLPQSRAGHLSRMKKPIIDPYMKEMKQKAKEAKTPEEKKKINQQIFQKYNEFGMNPFKQMLGCLPVLIQIPILFGLLISIKYPSHEGIYQNRHFLWFDLTQPDLGLTLIAGLLYFIQPLVNLGNMENKKVGYGLAIVMPLFIVSIALHSPSFLGLYWATNATFLIIQTTCTNLIFSRVAQREAEKLKRILQKNHNEKI; this is translated from the coding sequence ATGTTAAAACAGAAAAAAATGATGTTGCTTATGATGATGCTTATAATCGTGTTATCGGGTTGTAATTATGAAAGAAATAGTGATAAAACAGGATTTTTTTATAACGTTTTTGCTAAACCTTTGGATATGTTACTGCGATGGTTAGGTGAAATATTCAACCATAATTATGGATTGGCTATTATAGTTATTGTATTAATTGTGCGTTTGATTCTTTTACCATTGATGCTACCACAGTCAAGGGCAGGACATCTTTCTCGAATGAAAAAACCGATTATTGACCCTTATATGAAAGAAATGAAACAAAAAGCGAAAGAAGCAAAAACGCCAGAAGAAAAGAAAAAAATCAATCAACAAATATTCCAAAAATATAATGAGTTTGGTATGAATCCATTTAAACAAATGTTAGGTTGCTTACCTGTTCTGATTCAGATTCCTATCTTATTTGGATTATTGATTTCAATCAAATATCCCTCCCATGAAGGGATTTATCAAAATAGACACTTCTTATGGTTTGACTTAACACAGCCAGATCTAGGACTTACTTTAATAGCAGGACTACTTTATTTTATCCAACCGCTTGTCAATTTAGGAAATATGGAAAATAAAAAAGTTGGATATGGGCTTGCGATTGTAATGCCTTTGTTTATTGTATCAATTGCACTGCATTCTCCAAGTTTTTTAGGGCTTTATTGGGCGACAAATGCGACATTCCTCATTATTCAAACGACATGTACGAATTTGATTTTTAGTCGAGTAGCTCAGCGTGAAGCTGAAAAGCTAAAAAGAATTTTACAAAAGAATCATAATGAAAAAATATAA
- a CDS encoding DUF3055 domain-containing protein, giving the protein MIDMFLYDDIEPSQIRFVGFVGEHSRYDLVLIQTDRHYGKTLVLNTQTNKFGIIGTDDLEEEGYIAYILGVSDEEADEITEYLSQVIH; this is encoded by the coding sequence ATGATAGATATGTTTTTATACGATGATATCGAACCCTCTCAAATTCGTTTTGTTGGTTTTGTTGGTGAACACAGTCGCTATGATTTAGTACTTATTCAAACAGATCGTCACTACGGCAAAACACTGGTACTGAATACTCAAACGAACAAATTCGGGATTATTGGTACAGATGACCTTGAAGAAGAAGGGTATATTGCCTATATATTAGGTGTGAGCGATGAAGAAGCAGATGAGATTACAGAATATTTGAGTCAAGTGATACATTAA
- a CDS encoding DUF86 domain-containing protein produces the protein MYFVNKEQLSKKIMYLKQLTKDYHVYKDNNYAFERIAQMLIESSVDIGNMIIDAFILRDPGNYKDVIDILELEGAISKQTQEALHETIDVRRQFVYQYDLLDIESLIPLFDRTLPFYEQFVQEVVHFLENENVPVTAFGKGEQA, from the coding sequence ATGTATTTTGTAAATAAAGAACAATTGTCTAAAAAAATCATGTATTTAAAGCAACTGACAAAAGATTATCATGTTTATAAGGATAATAATTATGCATTTGAGCGTATCGCACAAATGTTAATTGAGTCGTCAGTTGATATTGGTAATATGATTATTGATGCATTTATATTGCGTGATCCAGGCAATTATAAGGATGTTATAGATATATTAGAGTTGGAAGGTGCAATATCAAAACAAACACAAGAAGCGCTGCATGAAACGATAGATGTACGGCGTCAATTTGTATATCAATATGATTTATTAGATATAGAGTCATTAATCCCATTATTTGATCGTACGTTACCGTTTTATGAACAATTTGTTCAAGAAGTCGTTCATTTTTTAGAAAATGAAAATGTACCAGTGACAGCTTTTGGTAAAGGAGAACAAGCATAA
- a CDS encoding TIGR01457 family HAD-type hydrolase produces the protein MKKYKGYLIDLDGTMYKGSQTISGAASFIKYLNDNHIPHLYVTNNSTQTPEDVVKKLATVDIEATPNEIITSAMATADYISEAHPNAKIYMIGDNGLKQALRDKQLDVVDHIEVDYVVVGLDEKINYEKLSKATLAVQKGATFISTNKDPSIPKEQGFLPGNGSLTSVVTVSSKQNPTFIGKPETPIMEQALKVINLNKEDVAMIGDLYDTDIMAGINVGIDTIHVQTGVTSKEEAMSKEIPPTYSFLDLNVLREKLQESEC, from the coding sequence ATGAAAAAGTATAAAGGCTATTTAATTGATTTAGACGGTACAATGTATAAAGGGAGCCAGACGATTTCTGGTGCGGCATCATTTATTAAATATTTAAATGATAATCATATTCCGCATCTATATGTTACTAATAACTCAACTCAAACACCTGAAGACGTTGTTAAAAAGCTGGCGACTGTAGATATTGAAGCAACGCCAAATGAGATTATTACTTCAGCAATGGCGACGGCTGATTATATTAGTGAAGCGCACCCTAACGCTAAAATATATATGATTGGCGATAATGGTTTAAAACAAGCTTTACGTGACAAACAATTGGATGTTGTGGATCATATAGAAGTTGATTACGTTGTTGTGGGATTGGATGAAAAGATAAATTATGAAAAATTATCTAAAGCAACTTTAGCTGTACAAAAAGGTGCCACGTTTATATCAACAAATAAAGATCCATCAATTCCTAAAGAACAGGGATTTTTACCCGGGAATGGTTCATTAACTAGTGTAGTGACAGTCTCATCGAAACAAAACCCAACTTTTATTGGTAAGCCTGAAACACCTATTATGGAACAAGCTTTAAAAGTGATTAACTTAAACAAAGAGGATGTTGCAATGATTGGTGATTTATATGATACAGATATCATGGCTGGCATTAATGTGGGTATTGATACGATTCATGTTCAAACAGGCGTTACATCAAAAGAAGAAGCTATGTCTAAAGAAATACCCCCAACGTATAGCTTTCTAGATTTAAATGTTTTACGTGAAAAACTTCAAGAAAGTGAGTGTTAA